The Lysobacter enzymogenes genome window below encodes:
- a CDS encoding TraB/GumN family protein translates to MRRALTALALLALLPAASAQTPPAGDIRDLDTLVVTGEQPGPGLWKVMRGGHVLWILGTVSPLPKDMTWLSRQVEATIADSQEVIAPPSVSLGTELGMFRTMLLIPTALKARKNPDGKTLDEVVPADLYARWSLLKARYIGRDGGVEKWRPIFAAQELYEAAIKQSGLSLKGVVQPVVEKAAKQHGVPVTEARVTLKIDDPKATLKEFADSAMDDRECFAKTLSRIETDLEAMRARGNAWAVGDIATLRTLPQGDQYRTCLDALAATGVAKRLNLGDLRQRVTANWLERAEEAIAKNNSTFASLPVADLLENGGLLDKLRAAGYTVEDP, encoded by the coding sequence ATGCGCCGCGCCCTTACCGCCCTCGCTTTGCTGGCGCTGCTGCCGGCCGCCTCGGCGCAGACCCCGCCCGCGGGCGACATCCGCGACCTCGACACCCTGGTGGTCACCGGCGAACAGCCCGGCCCCGGCCTGTGGAAAGTCATGCGCGGCGGCCACGTGCTGTGGATCCTCGGCACGGTCAGCCCGCTGCCGAAGGACATGACCTGGCTGTCGCGCCAGGTCGAGGCGACCATCGCCGATTCGCAGGAAGTCATCGCCCCGCCCTCGGTCAGCCTCGGCACCGAGCTGGGCATGTTCCGCACCATGCTTCTGATCCCCACCGCGTTGAAGGCGCGCAAGAACCCCGACGGCAAGACCCTCGACGAAGTGGTCCCGGCCGACTTGTACGCGCGCTGGTCGCTGCTCAAGGCGCGCTACATCGGCCGCGACGGCGGGGTCGAGAAATGGCGGCCGATCTTCGCCGCGCAGGAGTTGTACGAAGCGGCGATCAAGCAATCGGGGCTGTCGCTCAAGGGCGTGGTCCAACCGGTGGTCGAGAAAGCCGCCAAGCAGCACGGCGTACCGGTGACCGAGGCGCGGGTGACGCTGAAGATCGACGACCCCAAGGCCACGCTCAAGGAATTCGCCGACAGCGCGATGGACGACCGCGAGTGCTTCGCCAAGACCCTCTCGCGCATCGAGACCGACCTGGAAGCGATGCGCGCGCGCGGCAACGCCTGGGCCGTCGGCGACATCGCCACCCTGCGCACCCTGCCGCAGGGCGACCAGTACCGCACCTGCCTGGACGCGCTGGCCGCGACCGGCGTGGCCAAGCGCCTCAACCTCGGCGACCTGCGCCAGCGCGTGACCGCGAACTGGCTGGAGCGCGCGGAGGAAGCCATCGCCAAGAACAACAGCACCTTCGCCTCGTTGCCGGTGGCGGATCTGCTCGAGAACGGCGGGTTGCTGGATAAGCTGCGCGCGGCAGGCTATACCGTCGAAGATCCGTAG
- a CDS encoding MerR family transcriptional regulator — translation MLDPGSNRELPPIPAKRYFTIGEVSELCDVKPHVLRYWETEFPTLNPVKRRGNRRYYQRHEVLMVRQIRGLLYEQGYTIGGARLRLEGEAAKDESALSSQIVKQVRMELEEVLQLLRR, via the coding sequence ATGCTGGATCCGGGCAGTAACCGAGAGCTTCCGCCGATTCCGGCCAAGCGCTACTTCACCATCGGTGAGGTCAGCGAGCTGTGCGACGTCAAGCCGCACGTGCTGCGGTATTGGGAAACCGAGTTTCCGACCCTCAATCCGGTCAAGCGCCGCGGCAACCGCCGCTACTACCAGCGCCACGAAGTGCTGATGGTGCGGCAGATCCGCGGCCTGCTGTACGAACAGGGCTACACCATCGGCGGCGCGCGCCTGCGGTTGGAAGGCGAAGCGGCCAAGGACGAATCGGCGCTGTCGTCGCAGATCGTCAAGCAGGTGCGGATGGAGCTGGAAGAAGTGCTGCAGCTGCTGCGGCGCTGA
- a CDS encoding integration host factor subunit alpha — MALTKAEMAERLFDEVGLNKREAKEFVDAFFDALREALEQGRQVKLSGFGNFDLRRKNQRPGRNPKTGEEIPISARTVVTFRPGQKLKERVEAYSGGEHAGSGQ, encoded by the coding sequence ATGGCACTTACCAAAGCGGAAATGGCCGAGCGTCTGTTCGACGAAGTCGGACTGAACAAGCGCGAAGCCAAGGAGTTCGTCGACGCGTTCTTCGATGCGTTGCGCGAAGCGTTGGAACAGGGGCGCCAGGTCAAGCTGTCGGGTTTCGGCAACTTCGATCTGCGCCGCAAGAACCAGCGCCCGGGCCGCAATCCGAAGACCGGCGAGGAGATTCCGATTTCCGCGCGCACGGTGGTGACGTTCCGTCCGGGCCAGAAGCTCAAGGAACGAGTCGAGGCGTACAGCGGAGGCGAACATGCTGGATCCGGGCAGTAA
- the pheT gene encoding phenylalanine--tRNA ligase subunit beta, translated as MKFSENWLRQHVPTAATRDELAATLTAIGLEVEEVTALGAALDGVVVARIVSAQKHPEADRLQVCSVDTGHGTVQIVCGAPNARAGLVAPLATVGASLPGGMQIKAAKLRGVESFGMLCSAKELGIDADASGLLELPADAPVGQALAQYLGLPDASIEIKLTPNRADCFSVRGIAFDVAAATGSAVAPLAIEPVPATIESTLTVELDAGADVPRYCGRVIEGVDASAPTPVWMAERLRRSGVRPVSFLVDVTQYVMLEIGQPMHAFDRDTLVGPVGARRARKGEATQLLNAQEVTLDEQFIVITDGAGAAQRVVALGGVMGGYDSRVTDATRNVFLEAAHFAPAAIIGRGRKLGLHTDAGHRFERGVDPELPRTAIEYATRLIVDIAGGAPGPLTESALPEHLPQPRPVTLRRARLARVLGLSVADAEVERILQALGLAVERSDDGWRVVAPSRRFDIAIEEDLIEEIARIHGYDRIPTTLPGGASRLIAPTETRVDAPTVRRQMAARDYLEAVNYAFVDAAWLELWQAGEGAVALANPLSAELGVMRTMLLPGLAAALSRNAARQQERVRLFELGNVFHAVPGDAPRETQRIAAAVVGSAGAEQWARPAQPVGFHDLRGDLDSLAAAAGARLDYRPAAPSWAHPGRSADVWRVDGGRELRLGWIGQLHPRLLKALDLDSAVIAFELDLTGLTERAIAKAGAQSKYPSVRRDRAFIVADSVPWAAIQATVQAAAGPSLRELVLFDRYQGKGVETGFKSLAMGLILQDESRTLTDRDVDAVVAEVTAAVEREHGARLRA; from the coding sequence ATGAAATTCAGCGAAAACTGGCTCCGCCAGCACGTCCCGACCGCCGCCACGCGCGATGAGCTCGCCGCGACCCTGACCGCGATCGGGTTGGAAGTCGAAGAAGTGACCGCGCTCGGCGCGGCGCTCGACGGCGTCGTCGTCGCGCGCATCGTCAGCGCGCAAAAGCATCCGGAAGCCGACCGCCTGCAGGTGTGCTCGGTCGATACCGGCCACGGCACCGTGCAGATCGTCTGCGGCGCGCCGAACGCGCGCGCCGGTCTGGTCGCGCCGCTGGCCACGGTCGGCGCGTCGCTGCCGGGCGGGATGCAGATCAAGGCGGCCAAGCTGCGCGGCGTGGAGTCGTTCGGCATGCTGTGCTCGGCCAAGGAGCTCGGCATCGACGCCGATGCGTCCGGCCTGCTGGAACTGCCGGCCGATGCGCCGGTCGGCCAGGCGCTGGCGCAGTACCTGGGCCTGCCCGACGCCAGCATCGAGATCAAGCTGACCCCGAACCGCGCCGACTGCTTCAGCGTGCGCGGCATCGCCTTCGACGTCGCCGCGGCGACCGGCAGCGCGGTCGCGCCGCTGGCGATCGAACCGGTGCCGGCGACGATCGAATCGACCCTGACCGTCGAACTCGACGCCGGCGCCGACGTGCCGCGCTATTGCGGCCGGGTCATCGAAGGCGTCGACGCGAGCGCGCCGACGCCGGTGTGGATGGCCGAGCGCCTGCGCCGCAGCGGCGTGCGCCCGGTGTCGTTCCTGGTCGACGTCACCCAGTACGTGATGCTCGAAATCGGCCAGCCGATGCACGCCTTCGACCGCGACACTTTGGTCGGTCCGGTCGGCGCGCGGCGCGCGCGCAAGGGCGAGGCGACGCAACTGCTCAACGCCCAGGAAGTGACCCTGGACGAACAGTTCATCGTCATCACCGACGGCGCCGGCGCGGCCCAGCGCGTGGTCGCGCTCGGCGGGGTCATGGGCGGCTACGACAGCCGCGTCACCGACGCCACCCGCAACGTGTTCCTGGAAGCGGCGCACTTCGCCCCGGCCGCGATCATCGGCCGCGGCCGCAAGCTCGGCCTGCACACCGACGCCGGCCACCGCTTCGAGCGCGGCGTCGATCCGGAACTGCCGCGCACCGCGATCGAATACGCGACCCGGCTGATCGTCGACATCGCCGGCGGCGCGCCCGGCCCGCTGACCGAATCGGCGCTGCCCGAGCACCTGCCGCAGCCGCGGCCGGTGACCCTGCGCCGCGCGCGGCTGGCGCGCGTGCTCGGCCTCAGCGTCGCCGACGCCGAGGTCGAACGCATCCTGCAGGCGCTGGGCCTCGCCGTGGAGCGCAGCGACGACGGCTGGCGCGTGGTTGCGCCGAGCCGCCGCTTCGACATCGCCATCGAAGAAGACCTGATCGAAGAAATCGCCCGCATCCACGGCTACGACCGCATCCCGACCACGCTGCCGGGCGGCGCCTCGCGCCTGATCGCGCCGACCGAGACCCGCGTCGACGCGCCGACCGTGCGCCGGCAGATGGCCGCGCGCGATTACCTGGAAGCGGTCAACTACGCCTTCGTCGACGCCGCCTGGCTGGAGCTGTGGCAGGCGGGCGAGGGCGCGGTGGCGCTGGCCAATCCGCTCAGCGCCGAACTCGGGGTGATGCGCACGATGCTGCTGCCGGGCCTGGCCGCCGCGCTGTCGCGCAACGCCGCGCGCCAGCAGGAGCGGGTGCGCCTGTTCGAGCTCGGCAACGTGTTCCATGCCGTGCCCGGCGATGCGCCGCGCGAAACCCAGCGCATCGCCGCCGCGGTCGTCGGCAGCGCCGGCGCCGAGCAGTGGGCGCGGCCGGCGCAGCCGGTCGGCTTCCACGACCTGCGCGGCGACCTCGACAGCCTCGCCGCCGCGGCCGGCGCGCGCCTGGACTACCGTCCGGCGGCGCCGTCGTGGGCGCACCCCGGCCGCAGCGCCGACGTGTGGCGGGTCGACGGCGGCCGCGAGCTGCGCCTGGGCTGGATCGGCCAGCTGCATCCGCGCCTGTTGAAGGCGCTGGACCTGGACAGCGCGGTGATCGCCTTCGAACTCGATCTGACCGGGCTGACCGAGCGTGCCATCGCCAAGGCCGGAGCGCAGTCCAAGTACCCGTCGGTGCGCCGGGATCGCGCGTTCATCGTCGCCGATTCGGTGCCGTGGGCGGCCATTCAGGCGACCGTTCAGGCCGCCGCCGGGCCCAGCCTGCGCGAGTTGGTGCTGTTCGACCGCTACCAGGGCAAGGGCGTGGAAACCGGATTCAAGAGTCTCGCTATGGGCTTGATTCTGCAGGATGAATCGCGCACCCTGACCGACCGGGACGTGGATGCGGTGGTGGCCGAAGTGACCGCCGCGGTCGAACGCGAACACGGTGCCAGGCTGCGCGCCTGA
- the pheS gene encoding phenylalanine--tRNA ligase subunit alpha translates to MAQIEQLTQQALADIAAADSPDAIEALRVSLLGKSGSVTAQLKQLGALPPDERKAAGEAINKARDALTDALAQRKNAIDAAALDARLAAETIDVTLPGIDAARGGLHPVSRTMERMADIFGRLGFELADGPEIEDDWHNFEALNFPPHHPARAMHDTFYFPHDSAGVARLLRTHTSGMQVRYMLQAVADKSGPPLRMIALGKVYRSDSDQTHTPMFHQCEGLLIDEHSSFADLKGTLAEFVRAFFERDFEMRFRPSYFPFTEPSAEVDIAWQQADGSTRWLEVLGCGMVHPNVLRNVGIDPERYTGYAFGMGVERLTMLRYGVDDLRSFFENDVRFLRQFA, encoded by the coding sequence ATGGCGCAGATCGAGCAACTGACCCAGCAGGCGCTGGCCGACATCGCGGCGGCGGATTCTCCCGACGCCATCGAAGCGCTGCGCGTATCGCTGCTGGGCAAGTCCGGCAGCGTCACCGCCCAGCTCAAGCAGCTCGGCGCGCTGCCGCCTGACGAGCGCAAGGCCGCCGGCGAGGCGATCAACAAGGCCCGCGACGCGCTGACCGATGCGCTGGCGCAGCGCAAGAACGCGATCGACGCCGCCGCGCTCGACGCGCGCCTGGCCGCCGAGACCATCGACGTGACCCTGCCGGGCATCGACGCCGCGCGCGGCGGCCTGCACCCGGTCAGCCGCACGATGGAGCGCATGGCCGACATCTTCGGCCGGCTCGGCTTCGAACTGGCCGACGGCCCGGAGATCGAAGACGACTGGCACAACTTCGAAGCGCTCAACTTCCCGCCGCACCATCCGGCGCGGGCGATGCACGATACGTTCTATTTCCCCCACGACAGCGCCGGCGTCGCGCGCCTGCTGCGCACCCACACCTCGGGGATGCAGGTGCGCTACATGCTGCAGGCCGTTGCCGATAAGAGCGGGCCGCCGCTGCGGATGATCGCGCTCGGCAAGGTCTACCGCAGCGACAGCGACCAGACCCACACGCCGATGTTCCACCAGTGCGAAGGCCTGCTGATCGACGAGCATTCCAGCTTCGCCGACCTCAAGGGCACCTTGGCCGAATTCGTCCGCGCGTTCTTCGAGCGCGATTTCGAAATGCGCTTCCGCCCGAGCTATTTCCCCTTCACCGAGCCTTCGGCCGAAGTCGACATCGCCTGGCAGCAGGCCGACGGCAGCACCCGCTGGCTGGAAGTGCTGGGCTGCGGCATGGTCCATCCGAACGTGCTGCGCAACGTCGGCATCGACCCGGAGCGCTACACCGGCTACGCCTTCGGCATGGGCGTGGAGCGGCTGACCATGCTGCGCTACGGCGTGGACGATCTGCGCAGTTTCTTCGAGAACGATGTGCGCTTCTTGAGGCAGTTCGCCTGA
- the rplT gene encoding 50S ribosomal protein L20 produces the protein MARVKRGVTARARHKKILKQAKGYYNARRKVFRVAKQAVTKALQYAYIGRKQKKRNFRSLWITRINAAARINGMSYSRFINGLLKAGITLDRKVLADIAVHDAKGFAALAEKAKSALAA, from the coding sequence ATGGCACGAGTTAAGCGTGGTGTGACGGCACGAGCCCGCCACAAGAAAATCCTGAAGCAGGCCAAGGGCTACTACAACGCCCGCCGCAAGGTCTTCCGCGTCGCCAAGCAGGCGGTCACGAAGGCCCTGCAGTACGCCTACATCGGTCGCAAGCAGAAGAAGCGCAATTTCCGTTCGCTGTGGATCACCCGCATCAACGCGGCGGCCCGCATCAACGGCATGAGCTACAGCCGATTTATCAACGGCCTGCTGAAGGCCGGCATTACCCTCGACCGTAAGGTGCTGGCGGACATCGCCGTGCACGACGCGAAGGGTTTTGCGGCTCTGGCGGAAAAGGCGAAGAGCGCGCTCGCGGCTTAA
- the rpmI gene encoding 50S ribosomal protein L35: MPKIKTNRAAAKRFRKTASGKYKCGHANKSHILTKKATKRKRNLRQTNHVRAEDAGRLDRMLPYL; the protein is encoded by the coding sequence ATGCCCAAGATCAAGACCAATCGGGCGGCGGCCAAGCGCTTCCGGAAGACCGCTTCCGGCAAGTACAAGTGCGGCCACGCCAACAAGAGCCACATCCTCACCAAGAAAGCGACCAAGCGGAAGCGCAACCTGCGGCAGACGAACCATGTTCGTGCCGAGGACGCGGGCCGTCTGGACCGCATGCTTCCGTATTTGTGA
- the infC gene encoding translation initiation factor IF-3, with amino-acid sequence MATISTPEKPNRKNQEIRVPRVRVIGSDGEMIGVLTRDEALRMAEEEALDLVEIQPNADPPVCKIMDFGKFRFEQQKKANEAKKKQKQVEIKELKFRPVTDEGDYQIKLRNMRRFLEEGDKVKVNIRFRGREMSHQELGREMAARIEADLGEDIVVESRPRLEGRQMVMMIAPKKKT; translated from the coding sequence ATTGCAACAATCAGTACCCCTGAGAAGCCGAATCGAAAGAACCAGGAAATCCGCGTCCCGCGCGTGCGCGTGATCGGCAGCGACGGCGAGATGATCGGCGTGCTCACGCGCGACGAAGCCCTGCGCATGGCCGAAGAGGAAGCCCTGGATCTGGTCGAAATCCAGCCCAACGCCGATCCGCCGGTCTGCAAGATCATGGATTTCGGCAAGTTCCGCTTCGAGCAGCAGAAGAAGGCCAACGAGGCCAAGAAGAAGCAGAAGCAGGTCGAGATCAAGGAGCTCAAGTTCCGTCCGGTCACCGACGAGGGCGACTACCAGATCAAGCTGCGCAACATGCGCCGCTTCCTGGAGGAGGGCGACAAGGTCAAGGTCAACATCCGCTTCCGCGGCCGCGAAATGAGCCACCAGGAGCTCGGTCGCGAGATGGCGGCGCGGATCGAGGCCGATCTGGGCGAAGACATCGTGGTCGAGTCGCGTCCGCGCCTGGAAGGGCGGCAGATGGTCATGATGATCGCGCCGAAGAAGAAGACCTGA
- the thrS gene encoding threonine--tRNA ligase, with the protein MIAITLPDGSRREFDHPVSVMDVAASIGAGLAKATVAGEVDGKLVDASDRIDHDAKLRIITPKDPEGVEIIRHSCAHLVGHAVKQLYPTAKMVIGPVIEEGFYYDIWYERPFTPDDMAAIEARMIELIDKDYDVIKKVTPREEVVAVFQSRGEDYKLRLVEDMPDEKAMGLYYHEEYVDMCRGPHVPNTRFLKAFKLTRISGAYWRGDSKNEQLQRIYGTAWADKKQLAAYIQRMEEAEKRDHRKIGKQQDLFHLQEEAPGLVFWHPKGWSVWQVVEQYMRKVYRDSGYGEVRCPQILDVSLWQKSGHWDNYKENMFFTESEKRTYAIKPMNCPGHVQVFNQGLHSYRDLPIRYGEFGACHRNEPSGALHGILRVRGFTQDDGHIFCLEDQIEAEVTAFHQQALAVYADFGFEDIQIKIALRPDSRLGDDATWDKAEGALRSALAACNVEWQELPGEGAFYGPKIEYHLKDAIGRTWQLGTMQVDFMMPGRLGAEYVDENSQRRTPVMLHRAIVGSMERFLGILIEHHAGQFPAWLAPVQAAVLNITDAQADYVEEVRKLLANQGFRVEADLRNEKIGRKIREHTLQRVPYLLVAGDREKETGTIAVRTRGGEDLGTMTVAEFASRLMSERA; encoded by the coding sequence ATGATCGCCATTACCCTCCCCGACGGCAGCCGCCGCGAATTCGACCACCCCGTTTCCGTCATGGACGTCGCCGCCTCGATCGGCGCCGGCCTGGCCAAGGCCACCGTCGCCGGCGAAGTCGACGGCAAGCTGGTCGACGCCAGCGACCGCATCGACCACGACGCCAAGCTGCGCATCATCACGCCGAAGGACCCCGAAGGCGTCGAAATCATCCGCCACTCCTGCGCCCACCTGGTCGGCCACGCGGTCAAGCAGCTGTACCCGACCGCGAAGATGGTGATCGGCCCGGTCATCGAGGAAGGCTTCTACTACGACATCTGGTACGAGCGCCCGTTCACCCCGGACGACATGGCCGCGATCGAAGCGCGCATGATCGAGCTGATCGACAAGGACTACGACGTGATCAAGAAGGTCACTCCGCGCGAGGAAGTGGTCGCGGTGTTCCAGTCGCGCGGCGAGGACTACAAGCTGCGCCTGGTCGAGGACATGCCCGACGAGAAGGCGATGGGCCTGTACTACCACGAGGAATACGTGGACATGTGCCGCGGCCCGCACGTGCCCAACACGCGCTTCCTCAAGGCGTTCAAGCTGACCCGCATCTCCGGCGCGTACTGGCGCGGCGATTCCAAGAACGAACAGCTGCAGCGCATCTACGGCACCGCCTGGGCCGACAAGAAGCAGCTTGCCGCCTACATCCAGCGCATGGAGGAGGCCGAGAAGCGCGACCATCGCAAGATCGGCAAGCAGCAGGACCTGTTCCACCTGCAGGAAGAAGCGCCGGGCCTGGTGTTCTGGCACCCCAAGGGCTGGTCGGTGTGGCAAGTGGTCGAGCAGTACATGCGCAAGGTCTACCGCGACAGCGGCTACGGCGAAGTGCGCTGCCCGCAGATCCTCGACGTGTCGCTGTGGCAGAAGTCCGGCCACTGGGACAACTACAAGGAGAACATGTTCTTCACCGAGTCGGAGAAGCGCACCTACGCGATCAAGCCGATGAACTGCCCCGGCCACGTGCAGGTGTTCAACCAGGGCCTGCACAGCTATCGCGACCTGCCGATCCGTTACGGCGAATTCGGCGCCTGCCACCGCAACGAGCCGTCCGGCGCGCTGCACGGCATCCTGCGCGTGCGCGGCTTCACCCAGGACGACGGCCACATCTTCTGCCTGGAAGACCAGATCGAAGCCGAAGTGACCGCGTTCCACCAGCAGGCGCTGGCGGTGTACGCCGATTTCGGTTTCGAGGACATCCAGATCAAGATCGCGCTGCGCCCGGATTCGCGCCTCGGCGACGACGCCACCTGGGACAAGGCCGAAGGCGCGCTGCGCAGCGCGTTGGCGGCGTGCAACGTCGAGTGGCAGGAACTGCCGGGCGAAGGCGCGTTCTACGGCCCGAAGATCGAATACCACTTGAAGGACGCGATCGGCCGCACCTGGCAGCTCGGCACGATGCAGGTCGACTTCATGATGCCGGGCCGGCTCGGCGCGGAATACGTCGACGAAAACAGCCAGCGGCGCACGCCGGTGATGCTGCATCGCGCGATCGTGGGTTCGATGGAGCGTTTCCTCGGCATCCTGATCGAGCACCACGCCGGCCAATTCCCGGCCTGGCTGGCGCCGGTGCAGGCGGCGGTGCTCAACATCACCGACGCGCAGGCCGATTATGTGGAGGAGGTCAGGAAACTCCTTGCAAATCAAGGGTTCCGGGTCGAGGCCGATTTGCGAAACGAAAAAATCGGCCGTAAGATTCGCGAGCACACGCTGCAGCGCGTGCCGTACCTGCTCGTCGCTGGCGACCGCGAGAAGGAAACCGGCACGATCGCGGTGCGCACGCGGGGTGGGGAGGACCTGGGGACGATGACCGTCGCCGAGTTCGCTTCGCGTCTTATGAGCGAGCGAGCCTGA
- a CDS encoding ABCB family ABC transporter ATP-binding protein/permease, translating to MSDDPFAPTPGASGSALTVLRRLLPTVWHYRGRVLAGLALVLGTKLAMVGMPLLLKQLIDALGQKPTVLTVPAALLMAYGALRLASALLQEIRTVVFARVLARSAREVGLRVFAHLHALSLRFHLDRRTGAIGRDLERGMGSIAELLDTVLYMVVPTLVELGLILAVLLIGYDLSFAAITVLTLGVYMAFTYRMTEWRLRWYREMNEANTEASASSVDSLLNYETVKYFNNEAFEAQRFDRRLRELEDTSVRSLKAASLMGIGQSAIIAVGLTALLWRATAGVVDGRMSLGDLVLVNAYLLQLAAPLSYLGVVYREGKQMLANLERMFALLDEPVEVRDRPGAPALRVGGGEVRFENVSFRYGEREILAGIDLTIPSGRTVAVVGSTGAGKSTLARLLYRHYDPDGGRVLVDGQDLREVTADSLRRRIGVVPQDTVLFNESLYYNIAYGRPDASREEVLEAARAARIHDFIQSLPQGYDTGVGERGLKLSGGEKQRIAIARTLLKRPAILIFDEATSALDAHTENEIQRELGQAAQGRTALVIAHRLSTVVDADQIVVLEAGRIAERGSHAELLAAGGRYAALWTMQQRRAPGAAHTDIGADAEDDADESIPALTD from the coding sequence GTGAGCGACGACCCGTTCGCCCCGACCCCGGGCGCCAGCGGCTCCGCGCTGACCGTGCTGCGGCGCCTGCTGCCGACGGTGTGGCATTACCGCGGCCGGGTCCTGGCCGGGCTGGCGTTGGTGCTGGGCACCAAGCTGGCGATGGTCGGAATGCCGTTGCTGCTCAAGCAACTGATCGACGCGCTCGGGCAGAAACCGACCGTGCTGACCGTGCCCGCCGCGCTGCTGATGGCCTACGGCGCGCTGCGGCTGGCCTCGGCGCTGTTGCAGGAAATACGCACCGTGGTGTTCGCGCGGGTGCTGGCGCGCAGCGCGCGCGAGGTCGGGCTGCGGGTGTTCGCGCACCTGCACGCGCTGAGCCTGCGCTTCCACCTGGACCGCCGCACCGGCGCGATCGGGCGCGACCTCGAGCGCGGCATGGGCTCGATCGCGGAGCTGCTCGACACCGTGCTGTACATGGTGGTGCCGACCCTGGTCGAACTGGGGCTGATCCTGGCGGTGCTGCTGATCGGCTACGACCTGTCGTTCGCCGCGATCACGGTGCTGACGCTCGGCGTGTACATGGCGTTCACCTACCGCATGACCGAGTGGCGCCTGCGCTGGTATCGGGAAATGAACGAGGCCAACACCGAAGCCAGCGCCAGTTCGGTGGACTCGCTGCTCAACTACGAGACGGTCAAGTACTTCAACAACGAGGCCTTCGAGGCGCAGCGCTTCGACCGCCGCCTGCGCGAGCTCGAGGACACCTCGGTGCGCAGCCTCAAGGCGGCCTCGCTGATGGGCATCGGCCAGAGCGCGATCATCGCCGTCGGCCTGACCGCGCTGCTGTGGCGCGCGACCGCCGGCGTGGTCGACGGGCGCATGAGCCTGGGCGACCTGGTCCTGGTCAACGCCTACCTGCTGCAACTGGCCGCGCCGCTGAGCTACCTCGGCGTGGTCTATCGCGAAGGCAAGCAGATGCTGGCCAACCTGGAGCGCATGTTCGCCCTGCTCGACGAACCGGTCGAAGTGCGCGACCGGCCCGGCGCGCCAGCGCTGCGCGTGGGCGGCGGCGAGGTGCGGTTCGAGAACGTGTCGTTCCGCTACGGCGAGCGCGAGATCCTCGCCGGCATCGACCTGACCATCCCCAGCGGCCGCACCGTGGCGGTGGTCGGCAGCACCGGCGCCGGCAAATCGACCCTGGCGCGGCTGCTGTACCGCCACTACGACCCCGACGGCGGGCGCGTGCTGGTCGACGGCCAGGACCTGCGCGAAGTGACGGCAGACTCGCTGCGCCGGCGCATCGGCGTGGTGCCGCAGGACACGGTGCTGTTCAACGAATCGCTGTACTACAACATCGCCTACGGCCGCCCCGACGCCAGCCGCGAGGAAGTGCTGGAGGCCGCGCGCGCGGCGCGCATCCACGACTTCATCCAGTCGCTGCCGCAGGGTTACGACACCGGCGTGGGCGAGCGCGGGCTGAAGCTGTCCGGCGGCGAGAAGCAGCGCATCGCGATCGCCCGCACCCTGCTCAAGCGCCCGGCGATCCTGATCTTCGACGAAGCGACCTCGGCGTTGGACGCGCACACCGAGAACGAGATCCAGCGCGAACTCGGCCAGGCCGCGCAGGGACGCACCGCGCTGGTGATCGCCCATCGCCTGTCGACGGTGGTCGACGCCGACCAGATCGTGGTGCTGGAAGCCGGCCGCATCGCCGAACGCGGCAGCCATGCCGAACTGCTCGCCGCCGGCGGCCGCTACGCCGCGCTGTGGACGATGCAGCAGCGCCGCGCGCCCGGCGCGGCCCATACCGATATCGGTGCCGACGCCGAAGACGACGCCGACGAATCCATCCCCGCCCTCACCGACTGA